The Bacteroidales bacterium DNA window GTTGCCCTGCTGGAACACTGCATCAGGGAAGACCTTAACCAGCACGCTACCCGTGTAATGGCTGTACTTAATCCAGTAAAGCTCGTGATTGACAATTACCCGGAAGGGCTTACCGAAGAACTTGAAGCAGTCAATAATCCCGAAGATCCCTCTGCCGGTAAGCGCATGGTTCCCTTCTCCCGCGAATTGTGGATTGAAAGAGATGATTTCATGGAAAATCCTCCGAAAAAGTTTTTCCGTCTTTCTCCGGGCACCGAAGTGCGCCTGCGTTATGCCTATTTTGTAAAATGTACCGGCGTGGAAAAAGACCCCTCTACAGGCGAAGTAACTGTGATCCATTGTACTTACGATCCGGCTTCCCGCGGAGGCAATTCCCCCGATGGAAGAAAAGTGAAAAGTACCATTCACTGGGTATCTGTACCCCATGCCATGCAGGCTGAAGTACGTTTGTACGACCGTCTGTTCAATGTGCCAGACCCAGATGATGTTCCCGAAGGCCAGGATTTTAAAATCCACCTGAATCCGGATTCCCTTAAAGTTATCAATGCCTGGTGCGAACCTTATCTTGCCGGTGCAAAAGTTTACGACAAATTCCAGTTTGAACGGGTTGGATATTTTTGTGTCGATCCCGACTCCGGGCCGGAAAAGATTGTTTTCAACCGCACCGTCACGCTGAAGGATACCTGGGCAAAAATTCAGGCCAGAGAGTCAAACTAAACCGGCCGTTTTTTCATATGCATTTGCAGAAAAACTAATATTCAAATCCAAGTTTTTTCAATCCGTTCTTTACTTCAGAGCACGACATAAAAAGTTTCCATAATAGACCGGAACGGTAATTTTCAATCATTACCACTTCTGGTCCTTGATCAATAGCCAGGTAGCGCTTCGGATACCAGTTTGCCGTTTCGCTGAAACCATCATAGAAACCGTACTTGCCCCATATTTTGTCTCCCAGTTGGTAATAGAAGCATTTCAAGGCTTCCATGGAAAATTCAGGCGTATAAGGAAATGAACCAAGGGCTGCAGTAGGAGAAATGACCCCAAGATCAGTTTTCTTTCCTGGGGCATGTGCCGCATAACCAACCGGCGAATACCCTGCCGTAAGGCCCCAGCAGGAAGGCCCGTATCCTTTATATTTCCTTGGATTTTCAATACACCATTGCCTGTTAATAAGGGTTTGATTAACGTTGTGTTCCCAGTAGTCGGCATATTGATCCTTCAGGTGCCTCGGATCCAGGCCGAGAAAGGAATAATGCGCCCAGAAGAGAGGACCTCCGTATTCTTCTGCTCCGTTATGCTTCAGGGCAAGGCTATATCCATAAGGTTGGCTGTTCCCTCTGATTTTTCCTCCCCTCGCCCAGCCTTCATGGTAGGCAACAGGATCAACAGGATGAGTAGGAGAAGAAGCAGCGAGAACATACAGAATGAGGCATTCATTATACCCTTCCACAGGAAAATTCATTTCCCAATCATACCTGGGAGACCAGTGCCAGTAAATCACATGCCTCCCTCCACGGGTAAACCAGTCCCATTCAACTTCTTCCCATAATCTGTTGATATCATTCACAAGTTTCTTCTCTGATTCGGCTGGCCGGTTGAAATATTGACGCGCGGCAAGAAGACCTTGCATCAGGTAAGCGGTTTCCACAATATCTGCGCCGTCATCCTTTGAACTGAATGGCTTGACTTTTCCGCTTTCACCATAGAGCCAGTGAGGCCAGGCGCCGTGAAAGCGATCGGCTTTTGAAAGAAAATCAACAACTTTTTGCAGGTGCTCCAGGCCCTGTTCCCGTGTAATAAATCCCCTCTCAATACCTGTCAGAATGGCCATGATTCCAAAACCTGTTCCTCCGGTGGTGACAACATTCTGATCATTTTCAGGATACATACCATCCATATGGATCCGCTCCCGCGCCATTCCGGAAACCGGTTCCGCTCCTTCCCAGAAATATTGAAATGTGCGATACTGCACCAGGGTAAGAAGCGAATCATCACTCATAGCTGGGTGCACTGAACTACCCTGTTTCCCCTTTACGGAAGAGGAATCAGAAAAGGCACAACCTGTCAAAATACCGGCTAAAAGAAGTGCCGCCAAAACCATCGGCCGGGATATTGATCTTCTGTATCGCATCCGTTTCATAAAATCCATTCTGTTTATCAAAAGCTGAAGCCAAGCTTGTTTAATCCTGCCTGCACTTCAGGACAGGACATAAATAGGTTCCAGAGAAGCTGGGTACGGTAATTCTCAATCATGCAGACAATAGGACCCTGGTCGATTGCAATGTAGGAATTGGCCCACCAGCCTTCTGTAACATCAAATGCATCGTAAAATCCATATTCCCCCCACAATTTATCGCCCAGCAAATAATAAAAATGCCGGATAGCGTTCATGGATTGTTCGGGAGTATAGGGAATGGACGAAATGGCGGCCGAGGGAGTAATAACACCAAGGTCATTTGTCGGAGAATGCGCATTGTATCCCCAGGGATTATCGCTGGCAGTAAGCCCCCAGGAATCGCTTCCATAACCTACATATTTCTTTGGATTGGCTGTGCAGTAAGCCCAGTTGATCAAGGACTGATTAACATTCTGCTGCCAGTAACTGGCATATTGATCGCTCAGGTTGCGTGGGTCAAGGCCCAGGAAGGAATAATGGGTAAAAAACAACGGGCCTCCATAGGGCTGTCCCAGGGGTAGAACATAACCATAATAAGAACTCCCGTTTTTAATGGCTCCGCTGCGGGCATATCCCTGATGATAAACCTCAGCCGAAACCGGGTGCGTTTTGGATGAGGCTGCAAGGACATACGTTATAAGTGTTTCA harbors:
- a CDS encoding beta-glucosidase, with the protein product MDFMKRMRYRRSISRPMVLAALLLAGILTGCAFSDSSSVKGKQGSSVHPAMSDDSLLTLVQYRTFQYFWEGAEPVSGMARERIHMDGMYPENDQNVVTTGGTGFGIMAILTGIERGFITREQGLEHLQKVVDFLSKADRFHGAWPHWLYGESGKVKPFSSKDDGADIVETAYLMQGLLAARQYFNRPAESEKKLVNDINRLWEEVEWDWFTRGGRHVIYWHWSPRYDWEMNFPVEGYNECLILYVLAASSPTHPVDPVAYHEGWARGGKIRGNSQPYGYSLALKHNGAEEYGGPLFWAHYSFLGLDPRHLKDQYADYWEHNVNQTLINRQWCIENPRKYKGYGPSCWGLTAGYSPVGYAAHAPGKKTDLGVISPTAALGSFPYTPEFSMEALKCFYYQLGDKIWGKYGFYDGFSETANWYPKRYLAIDQGPEVVMIENYRSGLLWKLFMSCSEVKNGLKKLGFEY
- a CDS encoding DUF3131 domain-containing protein yields the protein RYFYDFAHPSCGLARERNTSGDVVTIGGSGFGVMALIVGMERGFITRQEGVSRLGKILGFLETCDRFHGAWPHWLNGSTGKIVPFSPKDDGGDLVETSFMIQGLYTMRQYLDSTISEEKSLIQRINTLTSQVEYDWFTNGQNVLYWLWSPNNGYILRIEGYNETLITYVLAASSKTHPVSAEVYHQGYARSGAIKNGSSYYGYVLPLGQPYGGPLFFTHYSFLGLDPRNLSDQYASYWQQNVNQSLINWAYCTANPKKYVGYGSDSWGLTASDNPWGYNAHSPTNDLGVITPSAAISSIPYTPEQSMNAIRHFYYLLGDKLWGEYGFYDAFDVTEGWWANSYIAIDQGPIVCMIENYRTQLLWNLFMSCPEVQAGLNKLGFSF